A stretch of the Perca flavescens isolate YP-PL-M2 chromosome 3, PFLA_1.0, whole genome shotgun sequence genome encodes the following:
- the LOC114550039 gene encoding claudin-4 produces MYSAGLEILGMTLAVAGWLGVMVACGLPMWRVAAFIGQNIVISQVIWEGLWMNCSVQSTGQMHCKVHDSMLGLPVDLQAARALVIVSMVLCIVGIGLSVAGAKCTNCSRDVSSKPRLVVAAGVTFVVAGLLLLVAVSWTAHAIVLGFYDPLLEETGKREFGNALYFGWASSCLLILGGALLCCSCPPIAAAAPSGGGSVPHRVDYSAVKIMSVNGYPRRDYV; encoded by the coding sequence ATGTACTCTGCAGGCTTGGAGATCCTTGGGATGACCCTGGCCGTGGCCGGCTGGCTGGGGGTGATGGTGGCCTGCGGCTTGCCCATGTGGCGGGTGGCCGCGTTCATCGGTCAGAACATTGTCATCTCCCAGGTGATCTGGGAAGGCTTGTGGATGAACTGTTCAGTGCAGAGCACGGGTCAGATGCACTGCAAGGTGCACGACTCCATGCTGGGGCTGCCGGTGGACTTGCAAGCAGCTCGTGCCTTGGTCATCGTCTCCATGGTGCTGTGCATTGTGGGCATCGGTCTGTCAGTGGCTGGTGCCAAGTGCACCAACTGCAGCCGGGATGTGAGCAGTAAACCAAGGCTCGTGGTGGCTGCTGGGGTAACCTTCGTGGTGGctggactgctgctgctggtggctgTGTCCTGGACAGCGCACGCCATCGTTCTGGGCTTCTACGACCCGCTGCTGGAGGAAACGGGGAAGAGGGAGTTTGGTAATGCTCTGTACTTTGGCTGGGCTTCTTCCTGCCTCCTCATCCTAGGGGGAGCCCTGCTCTGTTGCTCCTGCCCACCCATAGCAGCTGCAGCACCGAGTGGTGGTGGCTCCGTGCCCCATCGGGTGGACTACTCGGCTGTCAAGATTATGTCTGTCAACGGATACCCCAGACGAGACTATGTATGA
- the LOC114550053 gene encoding claudin-3-like: MPSAGLEILGLVLAVLGWISAIVSSILPMWRVSAFLGANIITAQTTWEGIWMNCMFQSTGIMQCKTYNSVLDLSPDLQAARALTIISILVAIVGVMVAIMGAKFTTCVDEESAKARVMMAAGVIFIVASLAQLIPVSWSANTIIREFNNQFTPKEQKKELGAALYLGWASAAFLLIGGGILCSSCPPKPKKSYRPPSNMMHSQTRSLAPSGHNRRDYV; the protein is encoded by the coding sequence ATGCCCTCAGCGGGACTGGAGATACTTGGATTGGTTCTGGCTGTCCTGGGATGGATCTCAGCCATTGTATCCTCCATCTTGCCCATGTGGAGAGTATCAGCTTTCCTTGGGGCGAACATCATTACAGCGCAAACTACCTGGGAAGGCATCTGGATGAACTGCATGTTCCAGAGCACAGGTATTATGCAGTGTAAAACCTACAACTCCGTGTTGGATCTCAGCCCAGATCTTCAGGCCGCCCGTGCCCTCACTATCATCTCCATCTTGGTGGCTATCGTAGGAGTTATGGTGGCCATAATGGGTGCAAAATTCACCACCTGTGTGGATGAAGAGTCGGCCAAAGCTCGGGTTATGATGGCCGCCGGGGTGATCTTCATCGTGGCTTCTCTGGCTCAGCTTATCCCTGTGTCGTGGTCTGCCAATACTATCATCAGGGAGTTCAACAATCAATTTACACCTAAGGAACAGAAGAAGGAGTTAGGTGCTGCTCTGTACCTGGGCTGGGCCTCAGCTGCATTTCTGCTCATTGGAGGGGGCATCCTTTGCTCCAGTTGCCCCCCAAAACCTAAGAAAAGTTACAGGCCTCCATCAAACATGATGCATTCCCAAACTAGGTCGCTGGCCCCAAGTGGTCACAACAGGAGAGACTATGTCTGA
- the LOC114550061 gene encoding claudin-3, which yields MSVGLELIGISLCILGWIIAIVACALPMWRVTAFIGSNIVTAQIIWEGLWMTCVVQSTGQMQCKVYDSMLALSQDLQAARALTIISILLAILAVLIGIAGAKCTNCIDDEASKAKVMIVSGVFFIISGVMQLIPVSWAANTIIRDFYSPIITDAQRRELGASLYIGWGAAGLLVLGGGMLCCSCPPRETRYNHSRMAYSASRSAGGPGLERKDYV from the coding sequence ATGTCTGTAGGGCTAGAGTTGATAGGCATCTCCCTGTGCATTTTGGGATGGATTATTGCCATTGTGGCGTGCGCTCTTCCTATGTGGAGGGTGACGGCCTTCATCGGCAGCAACATTGTGACGGCTCAGATCATCTGGGAGGGCCTGTGGATGACTTGTGTGGTCCAGAGCACGGGCCAGATGCAGTGTAAGGTCTATGACTCCATGCTCGCCCTCTCCCAAGACCTCCAAGCTGCCCGCGCCCTCACCATTATCTCCATCCTGTTAGCCATCCTAGCAGTGCTGATCGGCATCGCTGGGGCCAAGTGCACAAACTGCATTGACGACGAGGCATCCAAGGCCAAGGTGATGATCGTCTCTGGGGTCTTCTTCATTATTTCCGGGGTCATGCAGCTCATTCCTGTCTCTTGGGCGGCCAACACCATAATCAGGGACTTCTACAGCCCTATAATTACTGACGCTCAGCGGAGGGAGCTGGGGGCCTCGCTGTACATCGGCTGGGGAGCTGCTGGCCTCCTGGTTCTCGGTGGCGGAATGCTCTGCTGCTCCTGTCCGCCACGTGAGACCAGATACAACCATTCACGAATGGCTTACTCTGCCTCACGGTCCGCAGGTGGCCCAGGGTTGGAAAGGAAAGACTATGTATGA